Proteins encoded in a region of the Corynebacterium breve genome:
- a CDS encoding sucrase ferredoxin — MTDSMVRCSDVAPEPLPGTAKRARVYVIFEWTGGWSHDVLDGGTFGPELTEKLKAHLDSYGASLQLIRHPTREGRQIKDHHLYLVFADEAVTEVLHVDGPGAILHLDLSGPGRNGAEEREKPLLLICTHAKRDACCAIKGRPLVMEMESMYPFAENGDVVWETSHTKGHRFAPSLLLIPWGYSFGRMNETATLAMLQAALAGEYFVPGNRGRGTLSPTGQVAEIAVARQLSQAGKPVRYGQFDVGDDAVVAIAGVATVGVTDIDTGDNYTVVLSARTVDGVISSCGAEPKQADVWEVESVTQIN; from the coding sequence ATGACGGATTCCATGGTGAGGTGCTCCGACGTAGCACCTGAGCCTCTGCCAGGAACTGCCAAAAGAGCGCGCGTCTATGTGATCTTTGAGTGGACAGGCGGGTGGAGCCACGATGTTCTAGACGGTGGCACCTTCGGCCCTGAGCTGACCGAAAAACTGAAAGCCCACCTAGATAGCTATGGTGCGAGCCTGCAATTGATCCGTCATCCGACGCGAGAAGGCCGCCAGATCAAGGACCACCACCTCTATCTTGTTTTCGCCGACGAGGCAGTCACCGAAGTTCTGCACGTCGATGGGCCGGGAGCAATTCTTCACCTCGATCTTTCGGGGCCTGGCCGCAACGGTGCAGAGGAACGGGAGAAACCACTTCTGCTGATCTGCACCCATGCGAAGCGCGATGCCTGCTGCGCGATAAAGGGGCGCCCATTGGTGATGGAAATGGAGTCGATGTACCCCTTCGCAGAGAATGGCGACGTGGTGTGGGAAACATCGCACACAAAAGGACACCGCTTTGCGCCATCACTGCTGCTGATACCGTGGGGGTACAGTTTCGGACGGATGAATGAGACAGCGACTCTTGCGATGCTTCAAGCTGCATTGGCGGGGGAGTACTTTGTCCCTGGTAATCGCGGACGAGGCACACTCAGTCCGACAGGCCAAGTTGCCGAGATCGCGGTTGCTCGTCAGCTTTCCCAGGCCGGTAAACCTGTGCGATATGGGCAGTTCGATGTAGGGGATGACGCAGTAGTTGCCATTGCCGGAGTCGCAACGGTTGGCGTTACAGATATCGATACTGGTGATAATTACACTGTGGTCCTAAGTGCGCGCACGGTCGATGGGGTCATTTCTTCATGCGGCGCAGAACCAAAACAGGCGGACGTGTGGGAAGTCGAGTCCGTTACGCAAATTAATTAG